One window of the Pieris brassicae chromosome 4, ilPieBrab1.1, whole genome shotgun sequence genome contains the following:
- the LOC123709113 gene encoding uncharacterized protein LOC123709113 — MALSVGLPLSGLETEKFNSFSHIIDIAGLAKSQTSPSPSVSSESSGIGSLGSLKSESLNNDSLPSSPQTTEKKLFQPFPQPQPRPIEKRDVKVVSGGRDILNLMGNLTDPRWNYRATVLPPNNPALFFANRSQYHRLGPYGTRTQYVKDSCRDCGFSWVVAATD; from the exons ATGGCTTTATCAGTTGGACTACCGTTATCTGGGTTGGAGACAGAAAAATTTAACTCGTTTAGTCATATCATAGACATAGCAGGTCTCGCAAAGTCTCAGACGAGTCCAAGCCCATCTGTCTCCAGTGAATCTAGTGGCATCGGGTCATTAGGTTCGCTCAAGTCCGAGTCCCTTAACAATGACTCCTTGCCATCTAGTCCTCAGACCACAGAGAAG aaGTTATTTCAACCTTTTCCGCAACCTCAGCCACGTCCAATAGAAAAGCGGGATGTCAAAGTAGTCAGTGGTGGCAGAGATATCCTTAATCTAATGGGTAACTTAACCGATCCTCGATGGAACTACCGTGCTACAGTGCTGCCTCCTAACAACCCTGCACTGTTCTTTGCTAACCGCTCACAGTATCATCGATTGGGACCATATGGAACACGCACACAGTATGTAAAAGATTCCTGCCGTGACTGCGGCTTCTCGTGGGTTGTAGCCGCTACAGACTAG